A genome region from Alicyclobacillus acidocaldarius subsp. acidocaldarius DSM 446 includes the following:
- a CDS encoding ABC transporter permease, with the protein MRFGRMALYSLISGALILIFVLPLGAVIQQAFSGGWSSFVQAVMSPIAIRAFELTLAISFVTAILNTAMGLLIAVVLERWRPVGSGALDAVIDLPLAIPTTVSGLMLVLLYGPVSPVGRWLTEHGVAVVYTRLGILFALLFVTVPYAVRALQPAIQALDVRQEEAAWVLGASGRRVWLKVIVPALRHALGSALILTFTRAMIEFGSVVIVSGNKPMQTEVASVYIYGLLENYDQRGAAAAAVVLMFLCALAFVLESRVLALLGRRRAVRWAAAEGGTPHV; encoded by the coding sequence ATGCGTTTCGGGCGAATGGCGCTTTATTCCCTCATTTCGGGCGCGCTCATCCTCATCTTCGTCCTGCCGCTTGGCGCAGTCATTCAACAGGCGTTTTCCGGTGGCTGGTCTTCCTTCGTGCAGGCCGTGATGAGTCCAATCGCGATTCGGGCGTTTGAACTCACCCTGGCGATCTCGTTCGTCACGGCTATCCTCAACACGGCGATGGGGCTTCTCATCGCCGTCGTTTTGGAACGGTGGCGGCCAGTAGGTTCGGGCGCGCTGGACGCCGTGATCGATTTGCCGCTCGCCATTCCCACCACCGTATCGGGACTCATGCTCGTCCTTCTGTACGGGCCGGTATCGCCCGTGGGCAGGTGGCTCACCGAACACGGGGTTGCGGTGGTCTACACGCGGCTTGGTATCCTCTTTGCCCTCCTGTTTGTCACGGTGCCGTACGCCGTTCGAGCTTTGCAGCCCGCCATTCAGGCGCTGGATGTGCGTCAGGAAGAAGCGGCTTGGGTTCTCGGCGCGTCTGGACGTCGCGTTTGGCTGAAGGTCATCGTCCCGGCGCTTCGCCACGCGCTTGGCAGTGCGCTGATCCTCACATTCACACGCGCCATGATTGAATTTGGGTCGGTGGTCATCGTGTCGGGCAACAAGCCCATGCAAACCGAGGTGGCGTCGGTGTACATTTATGGACTCCTCGAGAACTACGACCAGCGTGGCGCGGCCGCCGCAGCGGTGGTTCTCATGTTCCTGTGTGCCCTCGCATTTGTCCTTGAGTCCCGCGTTCTGGCACTTCTCGGGAGAAGGAGGGCCGTGCGATGGGCTGCAGCTGAGGGAGGGACCCCTCATGTCTAA
- a CDS encoding ABC transporter ATP-binding protein: MAVRNKGVSVRLVGVQKVYGQRVVLDDLDLRIGKGEFIAIVGHSGTGKSTLLRLLAGLEQPTRGDVLIDDSPVTGLTPTARVMFQDARLLPWLSVFDNVAVVLPKPDKLQVEQALDRVGLLEHRHKWPAQLSGGQRQRVALARALVVRPPLLLLDEPLGALDALTRLEMQSLIESLWREERFTAVLVTHDVSEAVRLADRVICIADGRVSLDLEVPLPRPRERSSSFLRLESKVLATILGRGSADDNEAHRVGSRGAAPMEA; this comes from the coding sequence GTGGCCGTTAGGAACAAGGGCGTGTCCGTGCGATTGGTGGGCGTCCAGAAGGTCTATGGACAGCGCGTCGTCCTTGACGATTTGGACCTCCGCATCGGGAAGGGCGAGTTCATCGCGATTGTTGGACACAGCGGCACCGGAAAAAGTACGCTTCTGCGGCTGCTGGCGGGCCTGGAGCAACCCACTCGTGGAGACGTGTTGATCGACGATTCGCCGGTAACTGGGCTCACGCCGACAGCAAGGGTGATGTTTCAGGATGCCCGTCTGCTGCCTTGGCTCAGCGTGTTCGACAACGTGGCTGTCGTTCTTCCGAAGCCCGATAAGCTTCAGGTCGAACAAGCGCTCGATCGCGTCGGGCTGTTGGAACATCGGCATAAGTGGCCCGCCCAGTTGTCAGGGGGTCAACGCCAACGCGTGGCACTGGCCCGCGCCTTGGTCGTCAGGCCGCCCTTATTACTGCTCGACGAGCCCCTGGGGGCGCTGGATGCGCTGACCCGACTGGAGATGCAGTCGCTCATCGAGTCGCTTTGGCGAGAGGAGCGGTTCACCGCGGTACTGGTCACACACGACGTTTCCGAGGCCGTGCGATTGGCCGATCGCGTCATATGCATCGCGGACGGGCGCGTCTCGCTCGATCTCGAGGTTCCACTTCCGCGTCCGAGGGAGCGCTCGAGTTCGTTTCTGCGCCTCGAATCGAAGGTGCTGGCGACCATCCTCGGGCGAGGGTCCGCCGACGACAACGAGGCGCACAGGGTCGGCTCGCGCGGTGCCGCACCGATGGAGGCATAG
- a CDS encoding MFS transporter, which produces MRVIGFYVPPAPFRRLWASEAARVFGGQLLYIVLPWIYLRSVHSPGVYGLLMTLTSIPRVIGSASAGWWNKRHPAVSVMRTASWTATLMAAAFASALLLSRRDVWVLMPFIMVMAFTEGLYFPAVGTAVPQLLPEESWQQANALIQGTNQVGRMVVSFLLAPFVEKIAYWASCAGVAALYLVTSLALPRLRAHGASKEQESESSMKDGEVQGEGESDASAEARPNFWRSPAFLLLLGLTLGINLGYLGPTGIGIPLFVSSALHGNASIYALMVGSGAAGSLAGMLLLTLTSRFRVSVHLLLGGLYVGTLFWFLIPLYPHVAWCACLMALSMAAFVWVNIQSISLIQVWFRGPSLGPVMSILWTASIVFGPVSYAIDGALLKWLSIQALFFASACFIGIVVTAALISILVKPAWVPQQAKAPEA; this is translated from the coding sequence ATGCGCGTGATTGGATTCTATGTCCCACCGGCGCCGTTTCGCAGGCTCTGGGCCTCAGAGGCGGCGCGCGTGTTCGGCGGACAACTGTTGTACATCGTGCTGCCATGGATTTATCTTCGCTCGGTTCACTCGCCGGGCGTGTATGGCCTCTTGATGACCTTGACCTCCATCCCGCGGGTTATCGGGTCCGCGTCGGCAGGTTGGTGGAACAAGAGACATCCGGCTGTCTCCGTGATGCGCACGGCGTCCTGGACGGCAACGCTCATGGCGGCCGCTTTCGCGTCGGCGCTTTTGTTGTCGCGCCGCGATGTCTGGGTCTTGATGCCCTTCATCATGGTGATGGCGTTCACGGAAGGCCTGTATTTTCCCGCCGTGGGTACAGCCGTGCCTCAACTCCTTCCCGAGGAATCCTGGCAGCAGGCCAACGCCCTGATCCAGGGAACCAACCAAGTCGGGCGCATGGTTGTGAGCTTCCTCTTGGCGCCCTTCGTCGAGAAAATCGCGTATTGGGCATCTTGTGCGGGCGTCGCGGCGCTCTATCTGGTCACCAGTCTGGCACTTCCTCGCCTGCGGGCTCATGGTGCTTCAAAGGAACAGGAATCGGAGTCGAGCATGAAGGATGGCGAGGTGCAAGGCGAGGGCGAATCGGATGCATCGGCCGAGGCACGGCCCAATTTCTGGCGCAGTCCAGCCTTTCTCCTGCTCCTAGGTCTGACGCTCGGGATCAACCTGGGCTACCTCGGTCCAACCGGGATTGGCATTCCACTGTTTGTCTCTTCGGCACTGCATGGCAATGCGTCGATCTATGCACTCATGGTCGGGAGTGGAGCGGCGGGATCGCTCGCGGGCATGTTGTTGCTGACGCTGACGAGCAGATTTCGCGTATCGGTGCACTTGTTGTTGGGTGGCTTGTACGTGGGCACGCTGTTTTGGTTCCTCATCCCACTCTATCCGCACGTCGCATGGTGTGCTTGTCTGATGGCGCTCAGTATGGCGGCCTTCGTGTGGGTCAATATTCAATCCATCTCGCTCATCCAGGTATGGTTTCGCGGCCCCTCGTTGGGACCCGTGATGTCCATCCTCTGGACGGCTTCCATCGTGTTCGGACCCGTTTCGTATGCGATTGATGGGGCACTCCTGAAGTGGCTGTCCATCCAGGCGCTGTTTTTCGCGTCCGCTTGTTTCATCGGGATTGTGGTGACGGCGGCGCTCATCTCGATCCTGGTGAAGCCGGCATGGGTGCCTCAGCAGGCGAAAGCGCCGGAGGCCTGA
- a CDS encoding aminotransferase class I/II-fold pyridoxal phosphate-dependent enzyme: MQELSARTRQLAFASMRRFADLVADEPDAIILTIGQPHFPTPAHIAEAAKRAIDEGFTSYTPNRGIRPLREAASAYYERFTGHRYDPDREVLVTVGTTHAIDIAMRALLAPGDEVIIPAPAYPGYEGAVRLAGGHPVFVDTRSTGFLLTPDALRQAITPRTKLLILASPANPTGTVYSEDELSALARVCVERDLYVLSDEIYAELQFDGSPASISRMPGMRDRTLVIHGLSKSHSMTGWRIGFAFAPAPIAAEMAKAAQFSVSCPSSISQMAALEALTCGHEDSRPMREAYRANRDLAVEALHRMGVPVVEPAGAFYVFPELPKALGMTSDAFCEALAREAHVALVSGTCFTHCGEGYVRISLACPPEALQEALGRIERFVERRRQG, translated from the coding sequence ATGCAGGAACTCTCCGCGCGCACGCGCCAACTGGCCTTCGCCAGCATGCGCCGATTCGCCGATCTCGTCGCGGACGAACCGGACGCCATCATCCTCACCATTGGCCAACCCCACTTTCCTACCCCTGCGCACATTGCGGAGGCGGCCAAGCGGGCCATTGACGAGGGCTTCACGTCGTACACGCCGAACCGCGGCATCCGCCCGCTGCGTGAAGCCGCCTCTGCCTACTACGAGCGCTTCACCGGGCATCGATATGATCCAGATCGCGAGGTGCTCGTCACCGTGGGGACCACGCACGCTATCGACATCGCCATGCGGGCGCTCCTCGCGCCAGGCGACGAGGTGATCATCCCTGCGCCCGCGTACCCCGGCTATGAGGGCGCCGTGCGTTTGGCGGGCGGCCATCCCGTCTTCGTCGACACGCGGTCTACGGGCTTTCTCCTGACGCCGGACGCGCTGCGACAGGCCATCACACCGCGCACCAAGCTCCTCATCCTCGCTTCGCCCGCCAATCCGACCGGCACCGTCTACAGCGAGGACGAGCTTTCCGCGCTCGCCCGCGTGTGTGTCGAGCGGGATCTGTACGTGTTGTCGGACGAAATTTATGCTGAGCTTCAGTTTGACGGTTCGCCCGCCAGCATTTCGCGCATGCCGGGGATGCGGGATCGGACCCTCGTCATTCATGGGCTGTCGAAGTCCCACAGCATGACGGGGTGGCGGATTGGGTTTGCGTTCGCGCCGGCGCCCATCGCCGCGGAGATGGCGAAAGCCGCGCAGTTCAGCGTGAGCTGCCCGTCGAGCATCAGCCAAATGGCGGCGCTTGAAGCGCTGACCTGCGGCCACGAGGACAGCCGGCCGATGCGGGAGGCGTACCGGGCCAATCGCGATCTGGCCGTAGAGGCGCTTCATCGCATGGGCGTGCCGGTGGTGGAGCCTGCGGGCGCCTTTTACGTCTTTCCCGAATTGCCGAAGGCGTTAGGCATGACGTCGGACGCGTTCTGCGAGGCACTGGCGCGGGAGGCGCACGTGGCGCTCGTCTCCGGGACGTGCTTCACGCATTGCGGCGAGGGATATGTCCGTATCTCGCTCGCGTGCCCTCCGGAGGCGTTGCAGGAAGCGCTCGGCCGGATCGAGCGGTTCGTCGAGCGGCGCCGGCAAGGATGA
- a CDS encoding bifunctional 5,10-methylenetetrahydrofolate dehydrogenase/5,10-methenyltetrahydrofolate cyclohydrolase, whose translation MPKPLLGRPVAKALSHDVRKTVETWKSRGVQPKLVTLLANDDHAASVYANQKKRIAERLGIQCDVIELPQQSDTEAIVRQIQALNDDPSVHGIMIEMPLAPSVDVQRVVGAIHALKDVDGLSPCHSFAKPTPEAALYPATPLACIRLLKHYGYQLKGADVTLVGCGQTVGMPLLHLLIAEGATVAACHEHTRDVRAHLRDSEIAIVAVGKGGLLGPDMVHDGLTVVDVGISQGENGDVQGDLAPEAAAKTKAYTPTPGGVGAVTTVQIFANLMHAMELQEAAGMV comes from the coding sequence ATGCCGAAACCGTTGCTTGGCCGTCCCGTCGCCAAAGCCTTGTCCCACGATGTGAGGAAGACCGTGGAGACCTGGAAGTCGCGCGGCGTGCAGCCGAAACTCGTCACCCTGCTCGCCAATGACGATCACGCCGCGAGCGTGTACGCCAACCAAAAGAAGCGCATCGCGGAGCGGCTCGGCATCCAGTGCGACGTGATCGAGCTGCCGCAACAGAGCGACACGGAAGCCATTGTGCGCCAAATCCAGGCGCTGAACGACGATCCGTCCGTCCACGGCATCATGATTGAGATGCCGCTCGCGCCGTCGGTCGACGTGCAGCGCGTGGTGGGCGCGATTCACGCCCTGAAGGATGTGGACGGGCTATCCCCGTGCCACTCGTTCGCCAAGCCGACGCCGGAAGCCGCACTCTACCCCGCGACGCCGCTCGCCTGCATCCGCCTACTCAAACACTATGGCTACCAGCTCAAAGGCGCCGACGTCACGCTCGTCGGCTGTGGTCAGACCGTCGGGATGCCGCTCTTGCACCTGCTCATCGCCGAAGGCGCGACCGTGGCCGCGTGCCACGAGCACACGCGCGATGTCCGCGCCCATTTGCGCGACAGCGAAATTGCCATCGTCGCGGTGGGAAAAGGCGGCCTGCTCGGCCCTGACATGGTGCACGATGGCCTCACCGTCGTCGATGTGGGCATCTCGCAGGGGGAAAACGGGGACGTGCAGGGCGATCTCGCGCCGGAAGCCGCGGCGAAGACAAAGGCCTACACGCCAACGCCCGGCGGCGTGGGCGCAGTCACCACGGTGCAGATCTTCGCCAATCTGATGCACGCCATGGAGCTCCAGGAGGCCGCAGGTATGGTGTAA
- a CDS encoding ABC transporter permease subunit, giving the protein MSKVWTVVGTSIAYVWLLLLVGVPFAAVLVGALAGGWGPFWQSVTSQEALFALRMTGEITGVTLLANLVLGLPMAFWIARHVPGWRIVQWLVELPLSVSPVVAGLALIVVYGPNALVGAFLLHIHVKVAFAFPGMVLATIFVTLPFIVHETVPAIRAIGDTQEQAAYVLGASPWRTLWRVWLPQLKWSILYGLALTTARSLGEFGAVLVVSGSIVMVTETATLFVYQASVNNEMQAAYAVSALLALASFALILLLQFLKRAGGRNLRDH; this is encoded by the coding sequence ATGTCTAAGGTTTGGACGGTTGTCGGGACTTCGATAGCGTATGTGTGGCTGTTGCTCCTGGTGGGGGTTCCGTTCGCCGCGGTCCTCGTAGGCGCCTTGGCCGGAGGCTGGGGCCCATTTTGGCAGAGCGTGACCTCGCAGGAGGCGCTCTTCGCGCTTCGAATGACGGGTGAAATCACCGGGGTGACTCTGCTCGCCAACCTGGTGCTCGGCCTTCCCATGGCGTTTTGGATCGCAAGACACGTGCCAGGTTGGCGGATCGTGCAGTGGCTGGTGGAACTGCCGCTGTCCGTATCTCCGGTCGTCGCGGGGTTGGCACTCATCGTCGTGTATGGGCCGAACGCGCTCGTCGGGGCATTCCTGTTGCACATACATGTGAAAGTTGCATTCGCCTTTCCGGGTATGGTGCTCGCGACCATCTTCGTGACGCTTCCCTTCATCGTGCATGAAACCGTGCCAGCCATTCGCGCCATCGGTGATACGCAAGAACAGGCTGCGTACGTGCTCGGCGCATCGCCGTGGCGGACGTTGTGGCGCGTGTGGCTGCCCCAATTGAAGTGGAGCATCTTGTACGGATTGGCCCTCACCACGGCCCGTTCGTTGGGTGAATTTGGGGCGGTGCTCGTGGTGTCTGGCAGCATCGTCATGGTGACCGAGACCGCGACGCTGTTCGTGTATCAGGCGTCCGTCAACAACGAAATGCAGGCTGCCTATGCGGTGTCCGCCCTTTTGGCGCTGGCCTCGTTTGCACTCATCCTGCTGTTGCAATTCCTGAAGCGTGCAGGGGGGAGGAACCTGCGTGACCATTGA
- the ssuD gene encoding FMNH2-dependent alkanesulfonate monooxygenase: MDFFWFIPTHGDTRYLGTTYGARQVDLGYMRQVAQAADNLGYDGVLLPTGRSCEDAWIVASALIPATERLRFLVALRPGLMSPVLAARMAATFDRLSEGRLAVNIVTGGDPVENRGDGLFLDHDARYEVTDEFLTVWRSVMRGEHMDFAGRHLRVEDAHILYPPIQRPYPPVYFGGSSEAGKRVAAKHVDVYLTWGEPPQDVAEKIQTVRALAAREGRTVRFGIRLHVIVRETEDEAWRAAKDLIRYVDRDTIRRAQEVFQRMDSVGQHRMQSLHQGDPSKLVVGPNLWAGVGLVRGGAGTALVGNPESVAERIREYADLGIETFILSGYPHLEEAYRFAELVFPLVRRSDTNASKRTFTGPFGEIVANAWIPEERRAAKA; this comes from the coding sequence ATGGATTTCTTTTGGTTCATTCCGACGCACGGAGACACGCGCTATTTGGGCACCACGTACGGGGCCAGGCAGGTCGATCTCGGCTATATGCGCCAAGTCGCTCAGGCCGCCGACAACCTCGGGTACGACGGTGTGCTGCTGCCCACCGGCCGCAGTTGCGAGGATGCGTGGATTGTCGCATCCGCGCTCATTCCCGCGACGGAGCGCCTGCGCTTTCTGGTGGCGCTGCGGCCCGGGTTGATGTCGCCCGTCCTGGCTGCGCGGATGGCCGCGACCTTCGACCGTCTCTCGGAAGGGCGTCTGGCCGTCAATATCGTAACCGGTGGCGATCCCGTTGAGAACAGGGGCGATGGCCTCTTCCTCGACCACGATGCGCGCTACGAGGTGACGGACGAGTTTCTGACCGTCTGGCGGAGCGTCATGCGAGGCGAACACATGGACTTCGCCGGCCGTCACCTGCGAGTCGAGGACGCGCACATTCTCTATCCTCCGATTCAACGTCCGTATCCTCCGGTCTATTTTGGAGGTTCTTCGGAGGCAGGGAAGCGAGTTGCTGCCAAGCACGTCGACGTTTACTTGACATGGGGTGAACCACCGCAGGATGTGGCCGAGAAGATTCAGACCGTGCGAGCGCTCGCAGCGCGAGAGGGTCGAACCGTGCGATTCGGGATACGCCTGCACGTGATCGTCCGCGAGACCGAAGACGAAGCGTGGCGAGCTGCGAAAGATCTAATTCGGTACGTCGATCGCGACACGATTCGCAGGGCGCAGGAGGTGTTTCAGCGCATGGACTCGGTCGGTCAGCACCGCATGCAGTCCCTCCATCAAGGCGATCCGTCCAAGCTGGTGGTGGGTCCGAACCTCTGGGCAGGCGTGGGCCTGGTTCGCGGCGGAGCGGGGACCGCACTCGTGGGCAACCCAGAGTCCGTGGCGGAACGCATCCGCGAGTACGCCGACCTCGGCATCGAAACCTTCATCTTGTCGGGCTATCCCCACCTTGAGGAAGCCTACCGATTTGCGGAGTTGGTCTTTCCCTTGGTCAGAAGGTCTGACACGAACGCCAGCAAACGGACCTTTACGGGGCCGTTCGGCGAGATCGTGGCGAACGCATGGATTCCTGAGGAAAGGAGAGCGGCGAAGGCGTGA
- a CDS encoding G1 family glutamic endopeptidase — protein MIRTTGWKAPALATVSLFAAGALAAWPHIAAAPTAPAIYHAPRQALSPNTAPKPNSIQASSFGWSASNWSGYAITGSTYNDITGSWIVPAVSPSKRNTYSSSWIGIDGFNNSDLIQTGTEQDYVNGHAQYDAWWEILPAPETVISSMTIAPGDHMSAHIHNNGNGTWTITLTDVTRNETFSTTQSYTGPGSSAEWIQEAPQIGGRIATLANYGETTFDPGTVNGGNPGLTMSDAGYMVQNNAVVSVPSAPDSDTDGFNVAYGSNQPSPPAS, from the coding sequence ATGATTCGCACCACGGGTTGGAAAGCGCCGGCTCTTGCAACCGTATCGCTTTTCGCGGCTGGGGCACTCGCGGCATGGCCGCACATCGCAGCGGCACCCACTGCACCTGCCATCTATCACGCGCCGCGGCAGGCGCTCTCGCCGAACACGGCGCCGAAGCCAAACAGCATTCAGGCGTCCAGTTTCGGCTGGTCCGCCTCGAACTGGTCCGGATACGCAATCACCGGCAGCACGTACAACGACATCACGGGCAGCTGGATTGTGCCAGCGGTGAGCCCCTCCAAGAGAAATACGTACTCATCCAGCTGGATTGGGATTGATGGTTTCAACAACAGCGATCTCATCCAGACCGGCACGGAACAGGACTATGTGAACGGCCACGCGCAATACGACGCCTGGTGGGAGATCCTACCCGCCCCTGAGACCGTCATCTCCTCCATGACCATCGCGCCTGGAGATCACATGAGCGCTCACATTCACAACAACGGCAACGGGACCTGGACCATCACCTTGACGGACGTCACGCGCAACGAAACGTTCTCAACCACGCAGTCGTACACGGGCCCCGGCTCCTCCGCCGAGTGGATCCAGGAGGCGCCCCAGATCGGCGGCCGGATCGCCACCCTCGCGAACTACGGCGAGACCACGTTCGATCCCGGCACCGTGAACGGCGGCAATCCGGGCCTGACGATGTCCGACGCCGGCTACATGGTGCAAAACAACGCGGTGGTCTCGGTTCCGTCCGCACCTGATTCGGACACGGACGGCTTCAACGTGGCGTACGGATCCAATCAACCGAGCCCGCCCGCGTCCTGA
- a CDS encoding ABC transporter ATP-binding protein: MTIEFVGVEKIYPGGARSVRGVSFQIREGEMVGLLGPSGSGKTTILRLIAGLERPTKGDVWIGGKRVTDLPPQKRNVGLVFQNYALFQHMTVYDNVSFGLREKRVPKDEMDARVRELLRFMRLESYANRFPHELSGGQQQRVALARALAPRPQVLLFDEPFAAIDTQIRRELRTFVRQVHDEMGVTSVFVTHDQEEALEVADRVLVLHEGNVEQFGTPEEVYEKPGTLFVASFIGESNVWTRAVQNGRIEVAGAALPVDPAVSEGSEVAVVVRPKDVELQPASEREAHAQVVRSAFKGSYSACWIRTKDGEVWEVHVPSADRHRWSPGAWVHMNVTRWFIFPR, translated from the coding sequence GTGACCATTGAGTTCGTCGGCGTTGAAAAGATCTACCCAGGCGGCGCGCGATCCGTCCGAGGTGTCTCCTTTCAAATTCGCGAGGGAGAGATGGTGGGACTGCTGGGTCCGAGCGGAAGCGGAAAGACCACCATCCTGCGCTTAATCGCGGGACTCGAACGTCCAACCAAGGGCGATGTGTGGATTGGGGGCAAGCGGGTCACGGATCTGCCCCCTCAAAAGCGAAATGTGGGGCTCGTGTTTCAGAACTACGCGCTGTTTCAGCACATGACTGTTTATGACAACGTATCCTTTGGCCTCAGGGAAAAACGGGTTCCGAAAGACGAGATGGACGCGCGCGTGAGGGAACTCCTGCGGTTCATGCGGCTGGAGTCGTATGCGAATCGCTTTCCGCACGAGCTCTCGGGAGGGCAGCAGCAGCGCGTGGCATTGGCGCGCGCATTGGCTCCTCGCCCGCAGGTGCTCCTCTTTGACGAACCCTTCGCCGCCATTGACACACAGATTCGGCGCGAACTGAGGACGTTTGTCCGCCAGGTCCACGATGAAATGGGCGTGACGAGCGTATTTGTCACACACGATCAGGAGGAGGCGCTGGAAGTGGCGGACCGGGTGCTCGTCCTGCACGAGGGGAACGTCGAACAGTTCGGGACGCCGGAAGAGGTTTATGAAAAGCCTGGGACGCTTTTCGTGGCCTCCTTTATCGGGGAGTCCAACGTGTGGACGCGCGCCGTGCAAAACGGCCGAATCGAGGTGGCGGGCGCGGCTCTGCCCGTCGATCCCGCCGTGTCCGAGGGCTCCGAGGTCGCCGTGGTGGTGCGCCCAAAGGATGTCGAGCTTCAGCCTGCGAGCGAACGCGAAGCGCACGCGCAGGTGGTGCGATCCGCCTTCAAAGGCTCGTACAGCGCGTGCTGGATTCGCACGAAGGATGGCGAAGTGTGGGAGGTTCACGTCCCGAGCGCGGATCGCCATCGCTGGTCCCCGGGCGCGTGGGTGCACATGAACGTGACGAGGTGGTTTATCTTTCCGCGCTGA
- a CDS encoding ABC transporter permease subunit: MWFWNRVAPWVLPVAVLVIWQALGSAGVISRRILPTPLGVVDAALMLARQGVLWTYIATSAARAFSGFFIGATVGFTLGTLNGISKKASRLLDTPIQMIRTIPHLALVPLVIVWFGIGEQAKVFLVALGTAIPMYMNTYFGIQSLDPGLLEMARVYRFSRLKMFGRVILPGALPSVLSGVRYSLGVMWVTLIVAETISANSGIGYMVMNAQEFMQMNIVVLGVVLYALLGKLSDVIARVLETRLLRWHPIGMQAV; this comes from the coding sequence ATGTGGTTTTGGAACCGGGTGGCACCTTGGGTGCTCCCGGTTGCCGTCCTTGTCATATGGCAGGCACTCGGGAGCGCAGGCGTGATATCTCGACGCATTTTGCCCACGCCGCTTGGGGTCGTGGACGCGGCGCTGATGCTCGCGCGCCAAGGGGTGCTGTGGACGTACATCGCGACAAGTGCAGCCCGGGCGTTCAGCGGGTTTTTCATCGGTGCCACTGTCGGTTTCACCCTCGGCACGTTGAACGGTATTTCAAAGAAGGCCAGTCGACTTCTGGATACCCCCATTCAGATGATCCGCACCATCCCGCACCTCGCTCTGGTACCGCTAGTCATTGTGTGGTTCGGGATCGGCGAGCAGGCGAAGGTGTTCCTGGTCGCGCTCGGAACGGCGATTCCCATGTACATGAACACATACTTCGGCATTCAGTCCCTGGATCCGGGACTTTTGGAGATGGCTCGAGTCTATCGATTCAGTCGCCTCAAGATGTTTGGGAGGGTGATTTTGCCGGGAGCGCTGCCGTCCGTTTTGTCCGGGGTGAGATACAGCCTTGGCGTCATGTGGGTGACGCTCATCGTCGCGGAAACCATCTCCGCGAATTCGGGAATTGGGTACATGGTGATGAATGCGCAGGAGTTTATGCAAATGAACATTGTCGTGTTAGGCGTGGTCCTCTATGCGCTACTCGGAAAGCTGTCTGACGTGATCGCGCGAGTTCTCGAGACGAGGTTGTTGCGATGGCATCCCATTGGGATGCAAGCAGTTTGA
- a CDS encoding sulfate ABC transporter substrate-binding protein: MRKPWQKALGVSAMVGAVLGGLVSGCGSPNSSQESSAASASVKSADVKGKVVTLYFGSYSVTQQIYEQKLFPMFQKYWKQKTGQTVRFQASFDASGAEATAIANGLPVDVAALSLESDIDKIQKAGLITHNWKDTPTHGMVTDSIVAIAVRKGNPKHIETWADLAKPGVIVDLPNPATSGGAKWDINAIYYATLRHGSASEAKSLLAAIVKNVQVLDKSGEASMTTFVNGVGDACVSYENEILEKSNHLKTFDEVIPSSTMLIENPIALVDKNADAHGDRQVAQAFINWLEGPDAQRVFMQYGFRPVNPSLKAEAEKQFKTPADLFTAADVGGWSSINKTLYGQNGIWNQVLEGR; the protein is encoded by the coding sequence ATGAGAAAGCCGTGGCAGAAGGCGTTGGGTGTGAGCGCGATGGTGGGCGCCGTGCTGGGAGGTTTGGTCAGCGGATGCGGATCGCCCAATTCCTCGCAGGAGTCGAGCGCAGCGAGCGCGTCGGTCAAATCCGCGGACGTCAAAGGGAAGGTTGTCACGCTCTATTTCGGGTCCTACAGTGTCACACAGCAGATCTACGAGCAAAAGTTGTTTCCGATGTTTCAGAAGTATTGGAAGCAGAAGACGGGTCAAACGGTGCGGTTTCAAGCGTCCTTTGATGCTTCTGGGGCCGAGGCGACGGCGATTGCAAACGGACTGCCGGTGGACGTGGCCGCACTTTCGCTGGAGTCCGACATTGACAAAATCCAAAAGGCCGGGCTCATCACGCACAATTGGAAGGACACGCCAACGCACGGGATGGTCACGGATTCCATCGTCGCGATTGCGGTGCGCAAGGGCAATCCGAAGCACATCGAGACGTGGGCGGACCTCGCCAAGCCTGGCGTGATCGTGGACCTTCCGAATCCGGCGACATCGGGAGGAGCCAAATGGGATATCAACGCCATCTATTACGCCACCCTGCGCCATGGTTCGGCCAGTGAAGCAAAGTCCCTGCTTGCCGCCATTGTGAAGAACGTGCAGGTGCTCGATAAGTCGGGAGAGGCCTCCATGACGACGTTCGTCAATGGCGTCGGCGACGCGTGCGTGAGCTATGAAAATGAGATTCTCGAAAAGAGCAATCATCTCAAGACGTTCGACGAAGTGATTCCTTCGTCCACCATGCTCATCGAGAACCCCATTGCGCTGGTGGATAAAAATGCGGATGCGCACGGGGATCGCCAGGTGGCGCAGGCTTTCATCAACTGGCTCGAGGGGCCGGACGCGCAGCGCGTATTCATGCAGTACGGCTTCCGCCCAGTCAATCCTTCCTTGAAGGCCGAGGCGGAGAAGCAGTTCAAGACGCCTGCGGACCTCTTCACAGCGGCGGACGTGGGAGGCTGGTCCAGCATCAACAAAACGCTCTATGGACAAAACGGCATTTGGAATCAAGTGTTGGAGGGGCGCTGA